From a single Agrobacterium tumefaciens genomic region:
- a CDS encoding Ig-like domain-containing protein, giving the protein MSIKNMLLGTHSLLNAYNTKGAPAHNGITASDIHKLSNSAGSEIVRIPLDLSIVGPNGLPSWAVKNIAAELQQLQQFGIKVIFQPGQTPRDLSQTGAVDGSPRIDAIDELAARFAVFVKTIHESLSQYSDVIAGWEVGNEPNLSYRYTGTYYSGKGDPNHDRFYAVSVENAEYYARYLHAVNETVKGVENSLGQNIKVIGAGIAHNDYAYMDTMFATLKHLGADIEGFTIHPYTIYDYNATSPQSGRPTDWVPNPVDTPSAWNYYHSFQGALHSIQFLKDYHGFEGAELWITEFGVPSYTGYRGAGLAGEIDQANFIAEAIGVLDSWDNTDLKGIMAHMVLDNYYRETNDGYNAYDGNRENDGSTSIGEGSFGLFGRYADRTIYAKPVVGFLRAVTAGVDYSDPSLRILNVVSSDITDLSRSGSNGVGYLNGYIAMTNDGNDTVNGSRFDDSLFSGNGADTVNGNAGADRIYGGQGNDLISGNDGDDDLYGNTGDDTLNGGAGSNRIDGGTGWDTLVLDGSSGSYGWSGNGRHVTVSANNRSQFTTAINIEAIYFTDDYVTVLLPDADTSRGNGSVSNTSHAATPPAPENDLVQVAAGGSITFDVLGNDSDPDSDRLTITRIGNVDMQPGWQTWVAEASGLIIYNANGTLTYRPSGSASGTQIFTYTVSDGAETATATVTAIIIPTAPSPVDNYAAITPGSSVTIDVLANDRDPNGDALTITQINGVDMQPGWQTWVADADGLVIYNADGTLTYQPSGSASGIKSFSYTVSDGNETATAIVSIDLSRAVKRAIMGHSFSSGQGDDVFFGTDGHDTFFFTNAQTGRDIIHGFETGTGSNDILVFDTALFADLNSLVAAASDNGLDTTVSIDGDTSIIVKGRVLSDFHYSDVMFF; this is encoded by the coding sequence ATGTCTATCAAGAATATGCTTCTAGGCACGCATTCCCTCTTAAATGCTTACAATACAAAGGGCGCGCCAGCGCACAATGGTATTACCGCTTCTGATATTCACAAGTTGAGCAACAGCGCTGGCTCGGAAATTGTTCGCATCCCGCTCGACCTTTCAATTGTAGGCCCCAACGGTCTACCCTCTTGGGCAGTCAAGAATATCGCCGCGGAGCTGCAACAACTGCAGCAATTTGGCATCAAGGTTATTTTCCAGCCTGGTCAAACACCTCGGGATCTCAGCCAGACTGGCGCCGTGGACGGCTCTCCCCGAATAGATGCTATTGACGAACTCGCGGCGAGGTTCGCAGTATTCGTAAAAACAATACATGAAAGTCTTTCGCAATACTCAGACGTGATCGCCGGCTGGGAAGTCGGCAACGAACCAAACCTGAGCTATCGTTATACGGGCACCTATTATAGCGGCAAAGGCGATCCCAATCACGACCGATTTTATGCCGTCAGCGTTGAAAACGCGGAGTATTATGCCCGCTACCTTCACGCCGTGAACGAAACCGTGAAGGGTGTCGAGAACTCCCTCGGACAGAACATCAAGGTAATCGGGGCCGGCATTGCCCACAACGACTACGCTTACATGGACACCATGTTCGCAACCCTGAAGCACCTTGGCGCAGATATCGAGGGTTTCACGATCCATCCTTACACGATCTATGATTACAACGCCACGAGTCCGCAATCCGGGCGCCCAACCGATTGGGTGCCGAACCCTGTCGATACACCGTCAGCCTGGAACTATTACCATAGCTTTCAGGGTGCGCTTCACAGCATCCAGTTCCTGAAGGACTATCACGGCTTCGAGGGCGCCGAACTCTGGATTACTGAATTCGGGGTTCCATCCTACACGGGCTATCGCGGAGCGGGCCTGGCCGGCGAGATCGACCAGGCCAATTTCATTGCCGAAGCCATTGGCGTTCTCGACAGCTGGGACAATACCGATCTCAAGGGTATCATGGCTCATATGGTGCTCGACAACTATTACAGGGAGACCAATGACGGTTACAATGCCTATGATGGCAACCGCGAAAATGATGGCAGCACTTCGATTGGAGAAGGTTCTTTCGGACTATTTGGTCGCTACGCGGATCGCACTATTTACGCCAAACCGGTTGTCGGGTTCTTGCGGGCCGTCACCGCTGGTGTTGACTATTCCGACCCGAGCCTTCGTATCCTGAACGTTGTCAGTTCAGATATTACCGATCTGTCCCGGTCGGGTTCGAACGGTGTAGGCTATTTGAATGGCTACATCGCGATGACAAATGACGGCAATGACACCGTCAACGGCTCCCGGTTCGACGATAGCCTCTTCTCTGGAAATGGTGCTGATACCGTCAACGGCAACGCGGGCGCCGACCGGATTTATGGCGGCCAGGGCAACGATTTAATTTCCGGCAATGATGGCGACGACGATCTTTATGGAAATACCGGGGACGACACCTTGAACGGCGGCGCAGGCAGCAACCGTATCGATGGTGGCACTGGCTGGGATACCCTCGTTTTGGACGGATCAAGCGGAAGCTACGGTTGGTCTGGCAATGGCCGGCATGTGACAGTCAGCGCCAATAACAGATCTCAGTTCACGACTGCCATCAATATTGAAGCGATTTATTTTACAGACGATTACGTTACTGTACTACTACCCGACGCTGATACGTCCCGTGGGAATGGCAGTGTGTCGAACACATCGCACGCCGCGACGCCTCCTGCACCGGAAAACGATCTCGTTCAGGTTGCTGCGGGCGGTTCGATCACATTTGACGTTCTTGGCAACGACAGCGATCCAGATAGCGATCGCCTTACAATTACCCGGATTGGTAACGTGGATATGCAGCCGGGTTGGCAAACCTGGGTAGCGGAAGCGAGCGGGTTGATCATCTACAATGCCAACGGCACGCTCACCTATCGACCATCCGGATCGGCAAGCGGCACGCAAATCTTCACCTATACGGTGTCCGATGGTGCTGAAACAGCTACGGCCACTGTTACGGCAATCATAATCCCGACCGCTCCTTCCCCTGTCGATAACTATGCTGCCATCACGCCCGGTAGCTCAGTCACCATCGACGTACTAGCAAATGATCGTGATCCGAATGGCGACGCGCTTACAATCACTCAAATCAACGGCGTCGACATGCAACCTGGCTGGCAAACCTGGGTGGCCGACGCCGATGGTCTGGTGATCTACAATGCAGACGGCACGCTCACATATCAGCCATCCGGATCAGCAAGCGGCATCAAATCCTTCTCTTACACGGTCTCCGACGGGAACGAGACGGCGACGGCAATCGTATCCATAGATCTCTCAAGAGCCGTAAAAAGGGCAATAATGGGACACTCATTCTCGTCCGGCCAGGGAGACGATGTCTTTTTCGGAACAGACGGGCATGACACGTTCTTTTTCACCAATGCTCAAACCGGGCGCGACATCATCCACGGTTTCGAAACCGGTACCGGCTCAAACGATATCCTCGTTTTCGATACGGCGCTATTCGCTGACCTCAATAGCTTGGTCGCGGCGGCATCAGATAACGGTCTGGACACAACTGTCAGCATTGATGGAGACACCAGTATTATTGTGAAAGGTCGTGTTCTGTCCGATTTTCATTATAGCGATGTGATGTTCTTTTGA